In Pseudomonadota bacterium, the sequence TTTCCGGAGCGACCCACGGCTTCATGATCGGACACGTCGCGCCCGAAGCCGCACGAGGCGGAACCATCGGGGCGTTGAAAAACGGCGACATCATCGACATCGACATCAAGAAGCGCCGGCTTGACGTGGAGCTGTCGGACGCGGCAATCGCCACGCGACTGAAGACGCTGAAAGCGCCGAAAGCGAAGTACACCAGCGGTGTGATGGCCAAGTATGCCAGGTTGGTCTCCTCGGCCTCGGAGGGCGCCGTCACCGGGTAGGCCGCTCGCTCGTGCTTGCGTCCGAGCCGTCGTTCCGATCGGGCAGGGTCAGGTACCAGGAGAAATACAGAACGAGCGTGAGCACGGCGGTCAGCGAGAAAGCCAGGTACATTGCAGTCCACTGGTGCCAGACGAAGGTGATGGCCGTGGTGAAGAGCCCGACCTGCCAGGCGAACGCGAACGCCGTGTTGGCGATGCCCAGCGCGTTTTCCCGCTTGATGGGTTTCCGTGCGTCGGAGTCGAGGCTTCCCGCAAACCGGCCCCAGCAACCGAAAGGGCGGATCTGAAGGTAGAATTTCCGAAGTGTGTCCTCGTGCACGGGGGGCGTCACCAGCGATGCGGTGATCCCAGCGAGCAGCGACACCACGCCCGCGAGCGGCGTCTTGATGTAGAAGGCCATGCCGGGATCGACCCACTGCAGCACGATGGCGAAGGCGAGCCCCGCGCCCGTGCCCCAGGCGAAGCCGTAGCCGTTGAAACGCCACCAGTACCAGCGCAGAATCAGGGGCACCACGGTTCCGGCACCGAGCGGCCCGGTGATGAAGTCCCAGACGTTGTTGATGTCTTCGCCGAAGACCAGCGTCAGCCCCAGGCCGGACAGGGCGATCGTCAAGGTGGCCCCGTAGCTTTGGCGGACGAGCTCTCGTTCGCTCGCGTTCGGGCGCATGAAACGCTGATAGACATCGCGCACCCAGTAGGCGGCTCCCGCATTGACCGTCGAGTCGAAGGTCGACATGGCGGCCGCGATCAGCCCCACCAGCGCGACTCCCTTGAGGCCGGCGGGAAGCACGCTGCCCAAAACCAGGGGCAGGGTCTGCTCGGGGTCCTTGTGGAGCGTGGCGGCGATCCCGGCGTCCTTGGTCGCGAGCCAGATTCCGAGCAAGGCCATCCCCGCCACCATGGCCCAGCGCACGCTGAGCAGTGCTGCCCACTCGGCGGTCATCAAACCTGCCGAGCGCTCGTCCGCAGCCGCGTAGTAGCGCTGTGCCATGTAGCCGCCGCCTCCGCCGCCCAGGCCGTCGCCGATCTGCTTGACGACCCAGAAGATGACGCAAACACCGAAGAGCCGGTAGATGTCGGGGTTTTCGAGCCAGTGCATCGGCTCTGCGGTCCATGCGGGCCTGAGGCTCGTCCAGTGCGCGCCGGCAGCATCCATCACCGCTGCGTGCTCGGGCAACAGCACTGCCCGGAACACGATGTAGCCCGCGGTCACGAGCAGCATCAGCTCTTGAAAAAGGTCCGTGTAAACGACTCCGTACAGACCGGACAGCATGGTGTAGAGCAGGCCGATCAGCACCATGCCCACGGCGCAGAGCGTGGGGTCGATACCAAGGAACGTGTGCGCGAACTTGCCGGTGCCGGTAGCGAAATAGCAGATCATCGCCACCACCACGACGAGATTCGCGACGGCGGAAAACACGCGTGCGAGCTGTCCGCCGCGCCCACAGCCGAAGCGAAGCTCCATCCACTCGGCCGTGGTGATGACCTTCGATCGACGCAGCCACTTGCCCATGAACGCCAGCAGAAAGGGGAGCGTCAGCACCAGGCCTCCGCGGCTCGCCACCCAGAAGCCTTGAAAGCCCAGCGCAAAGAAGAACGACGTGATCACCATCGTTCCGGTCATGTCGAAATTCGAGGCGCTGCCCGAGGCCCCGAGCACCCACCAGGGGATCTTACGACCCCCGAGGAAATAGTCGTGGATGCCCTTGCTGGCGATTCGCGACAGGAGCAATCCCACCACGACCACGAGCACGAAGTAGGCTGCGATGATCAGCCAATCGAG encodes:
- a CDS encoding sodium:solute symporter encodes the protein MSSAISLSTLDWLIIAAYFVLVVVVGLLLSRIASKGIHDYFLGGRKIPWWVLGASGSASNFDMTGTMVITSFFFALGFQGFWVASRGGLVLTLPFLLAFMGKWLRRSKVITTAEWMELRFGCGRGGQLARVFSAVANLVVVVAMICYFATGTGKFAHTFLGIDPTLCAVGMVLIGLLYTMLSGLYGVVYTDLFQELMLLVTAGYIVFRAVLLPEHAAVMDAAGAHWTSLRPAWTAEPMHWLENPDIYRLFGVCVIFWVVKQIGDGLGGGGGGYMAQRYYAAADERSAGLMTAEWAALLSVRWAMVAGMALLGIWLATKDAGIAATLHKDPEQTLPLVLGSVLPAGLKGVALVGLIAAAMSTFDSTVNAGAAYWVRDVYQRFMRPNASERELVRQSYGATLTIALSGLGLTLVFGEDINNVWDFITGPLGAGTVVPLILRWYWWRFNGYGFAWGTGAGLAFAIVLQWVDPGMAFYIKTPLAGVVSLLAGITASLVTPPVHEDTLRKFYLQIRPFGCWGRFAGSLDSDARKPIKRENALGIANTAFAFAWQVGLFTTAITFVWHQWTAMYLAFSLTAVLTLVLYFSWYLTLPDRNDGSDASTSERPTR